CTGCAAACTGCAGATAAACAACATTTTATTCATCCATTCACCGACTCAAAGGGGTTAGCCGAAAAAGGGACTCGGGTGATTGAACGTGCAGATGGCGTCTATTTGTGGGATGTAATGGGACATAAACTGCTCGATGCGATGGCAGGTTTATGGTGTGTCAATGTGGGTTATGGTCGCCAGTCAATCGTTGATGCCGCCAGCCAGCAGATGCAGAAGCTACCTTTTTATAATAGTTTTTTTCAATGCTCTCATCCTCCTGCAATTGAGTTAGCTCAAAAAATTGCTTCTCTGGCTCCAGCGCACATGAATAATGTGTTTTTTACCGGGTCAGGCTCTGAGTCAAATGACACTAATTTGCGCATGGTGCGACGTTATTGGGATTTAAAAGGTAAGCCAAACAAGAAAACCATTATCAGTCGAGTGAATGCTTACCATGGTTCAACGGTTGCCGGGGCCAGTTTAGGTGGTATGTCTGGCATGCATGAACAAGGTGATTTACCTATTCCTGGTGTGGTGCATATTGCGCAACCTTATTGGTATGCAGAGGGCAAAGACTTGTCTGCTGAAGCATTTGGGTTACAAACAGCACAGGCATTAGAAGCCAAAATCATTGAGCTAGGCGAAGACAATGTTGCCGCGTTTATTGCTGAACCTTTTCAGGGCGCGGGTGGGGTGATTATTCCACCTTCAACATATTGGCCTGAAATAAAACGCATTTTAGCCAAATACGATATTTTATTTATTCTTGATGAAGTGATCAGCGGCTTTGGCCGCACCGGAAAGTGGTTTGCAGCAGAGTATTTTGATTTGCAGCCAGATCTCATCACTATCGCCAAAGGCATGACTTCGGGTTATGTGCCAATGGGCGGGGTGATTGTGTCAGACAAAGTGGCAGACGTTATTAAGCAAGAATGTGGCGAATTTACCCATGGTTTTACTTATTCCGGTCATCCGGTTGCTGCTGCCGCTGCATTAGAGAATATTCGTATTATTGAGCAAGAAAAATTAGTTGAACGTGTGGCAAATGATAGTTCGCCGTATTTACAGTCGCGCTTACAACAATTGGCCGAACATCCATTAGTGGGTGAGGTTCGCGGCATTGGTTTGGTTGCCGCCATAGAGTTAGTGAAAGATAAAGCATTACGGCAGCGATTTGACGCCAAGGTCGGCGTTGGAACATATTGCCGCGATGCGTGTATCACTCATGGTTTGGTTATGCGTTCGGTCGGCGACACTATGATTATTTCGCCACCATTAACCATTAGCCACGCAGAAATTGACGAGCTAGTGAGTAAAGCAACCCAAGCATTAAATGACACTTATCAACACCTAAATATGCTCAACTAATACATAATTACTGAATGATTATTGCGATATAGTGATTTTTTAACCAATTGCATTTAGCAGATCTAGTAATCGAAAATGTTTTTGATAGTATTCACAGTGAAAGGCGAAAGTGATGTTGCGTTAACCATACCGATGCATAGTTAAGTTGTAGCATTGGATAATTTCTTTCAATAGAAAGAAGATTTTACACGCTGTTAAGATCTAGCGAAAAAAACGAATGTCAGTACCATTCTGACCATTATCCAAAAGGGAGAAAGTATGAAGCTATTAAACAAACTATCCACAGTGGCCTTAATTACAGCAGGTGTGTTTGCTAGCACCGCTATTCAGGCTCAGGAAGTGGTTAAAATGTACAACTGGTCGGATTATATTGCCGAAGATACTTTAGCCAATTTTGAGAAAGAAACCGGTATTCATGTCATTTATGACGTGTTCGACAGCAATGAAGTACTTGAAGCAAAATTACTTTCTGGCCATAGCGGTTATGACATTGTTGTTCCGTCTAATCACTTTTTAGCGAAGCAAATTAAAGCGGGCGCTTTTCAAAAACTTGATCGCGCTAAGTTGACTAATTATGCCAACTTAAAGCCTGATTTAATGAAACAGCTTCAAAAAGCCGATCCCGATAACCAGTATGCAATTCCTTATTTATGGGGCACTAATGGTATCGGATACAATATCGATAAAGTCAAAGCGGTATTAGGTGAAGATGCGCCATTTGATTCTCTAGAGTTAATTTTTAATCCTAAGTACGCAGAAAAAATCGCATCATGTGGTTTTTCGATGTTAGATTCTGCTGACGATATGTTACCTCAAGCGCTGATTTATTTAGGCTTAGATCCTAACAGTAAAAATCCTGATGATTATGAAAAAGCCGCCGAAGTATTGGAAAAAGTACGTCCTTACGTCACGTATTTTCATTCCTCACGCTACATCTCTGATTTAGCGAATGGCGATATTTGTGTCGCGTTTGGTTTCTCTGGTGATGTATTCCAAGCAGCTGCACGTGCAGATGAAGCCGGTAACGGTAATAAGATTGGCTATTCTATTCCAAAAGAAGGCGCCAACTTATGGTTTGATATGTTAGCTATTCCACAAGATGCCACTAACATTGATAACGCCCATAAGCTGATAAACTATTTACTTCGCCCTGAAGTGATTGCACCTATCAGTAACTATGTTGCTTACGCAAATCCTAACGCACCAGCACAAGCATTAGTTGACGAAGCTATCCGTAACGACCCAGCCATTTACCCACCTCAATCGGTAATTGATAAGTTGTATATTGGTGATATTCGTCCATTAAAAATTCAACGTGTAGTCACACGTGCTTGGACTAAAGTGAAGTCAGGCCAATAACCTTTCTCGCTCATAACAGGGCGAGTTCCTCGCCCTGTTTTTTAAACATATTTATGTATTTATTGGCTAATTTAGCCATCTAACAGATTGTTACGTGTGCCCTGAAACAGACTTTTCTGTTGTGGTATGCACACTCCAAAAAGGCGGAGCAGTATTATGGTAAACACCTCGGGCGTCACCAATAAACCAATCACAAAGACGCAAGATAAAGTACTGCTTAAAATTGAGCGTGTGAGTAAAATTTTCGACGACGTCCGTGCAGTAGACGATGTGTCGTTAACCATTAATCGTGGCGAAATATTTGCGCTGCTGGGTGGTTCAGGTTCTGGTAAGTCAACTTTACTACGTATGTTAGCGGGCTTTGAAAAGCCAAGTGAAGGGCGTATTTTCCTTGATGGTGTCGACATTACTGATATGCCGCCATACGAGCGTCCTATTAATATGATGTTCCAATCATATGCATTATTTCCGCATATGACGGTTGAGCAAAATATCGCTTTTGGATTAAAGCAAGACAAAATGCCCAAGGCTGATATTGCCGTGCGGGTTAAAGAAATGCTTAAACTGGTGCACATGGAAAAGTACGGTAAACGTAAACCGCATCAGTTATCAGGTGGCCAGCGTCAGCGTGTGGCACTCGCTCGTTCGTTAGCGAAACGACCTAAATTATTATTACTTGATGAGCCAATGGGCGCATTAGATAAAAAGCTGCGTACACAAATGCAGTTAGAAGTGGTCGATATTTTAGAAGCGGTAGGCGTGACTTGTGTGATGGTTACCCACGACCAAGAAGAAGCCATGACCATGGCTGGACGTATTTCTATTATGCATGAAGGGTGGATTGCACAAACTGGCAGCCCAATGGATATTTATGAGTCGCCGGCCAGTCGAATGGTGGCAGAGTTTATTGGTACGGTTAATTTATTTGATGGTGAGATCATCGAAGATGAAGTTGACCACGCAATCATTAAGTCTCCAACCTTATCGCAGCTGTTTTATATTGGTCACGGTATTTCAACCAGCCTTGAAAATAAACATGTATTTTTAGCTTTGCGCCCAGAAAAAACCATTATTAGCCGTCAAAAGCCCGAAAGTGATTACAACTGGGCCCATGGTGTAGTGCATGATATTGCTTATCTTGGTGGCTTATCAGTGTATTACATTAAGTTAAAAAACAATCAAATTGTCCAATGCTCAATGATTAATCGTGAACGCCGCGCCGATCATCCTACATGGGAAGAAGAGGTTTACATCAGTTGGGAAGACACCAGCGGGGTTGTATTAAACTCATGAAGAATCCATTGAAAATTTTCAAAGGCCGACATCTCACCATGGGGATTCCATACCTATGGTTGTTATTGTTTTTTGCCTTACCGTTCGCCATTGTGCTAAAGATCAGTTTTTCTACTGCTGCGATTGCGATTCCACCTTACGAGGCAACATTTAATTATGTAGATGAGGCACTCAATATATTCGTTAACTTGGGTAACTATTTATTGTTATTGCAAGATTCGATGTATTACATGGCTTATCTGACCTCATTAAAAATGGCTTTCTTTGCCACTATTGGGTGTTTGGTACTCGGTTTTCCAATGGCTTATGCCATTGCCCGTGCTCCAGTAAAAATGCAGGCGGTATTACTGCTGTTGGTCATGCTGCCATCGTGGACTTCATTTTTGATCCGTATTTATGCTTGGATGGGTATTTTAAGCAATAACGGTCTAATTAATAATGCCTTGATGTGGTTAGGGGTTATTTCAGAACCGATACAAATGCTCAATA
The Shewanella vesiculosa DNA segment above includes these coding regions:
- a CDS encoding aspartate aminotransferase family protein, whose protein sequence is MPNPLPTDAMSQQHELERLQTADKQHFIHPFTDSKGLAEKGTRVIERADGVYLWDVMGHKLLDAMAGLWCVNVGYGRQSIVDAASQQMQKLPFYNSFFQCSHPPAIELAQKIASLAPAHMNNVFFTGSGSESNDTNLRMVRRYWDLKGKPNKKTIISRVNAYHGSTVAGASLGGMSGMHEQGDLPIPGVVHIAQPYWYAEGKDLSAEAFGLQTAQALEAKIIELGEDNVAAFIAEPFQGAGGVIIPPSTYWPEIKRILAKYDILFILDEVISGFGRTGKWFAAEYFDLQPDLITIAKGMTSGYVPMGGVIVSDKVADVIKQECGEFTHGFTYSGHPVAAAAALENIRIIEQEKLVERVANDSSPYLQSRLQQLAEHPLVGEVRGIGLVAAIELVKDKALRQRFDAKVGVGTYCRDACITHGLVMRSVGDTMIISPPLTISHAEIDELVSKATQALNDTYQHLNMLN
- a CDS encoding polyamine ABC transporter substrate-binding protein produces the protein MKLLNKLSTVALITAGVFASTAIQAQEVVKMYNWSDYIAEDTLANFEKETGIHVIYDVFDSNEVLEAKLLSGHSGYDIVVPSNHFLAKQIKAGAFQKLDRAKLTNYANLKPDLMKQLQKADPDNQYAIPYLWGTNGIGYNIDKVKAVLGEDAPFDSLELIFNPKYAEKIASCGFSMLDSADDMLPQALIYLGLDPNSKNPDDYEKAAEVLEKVRPYVTYFHSSRYISDLANGDICVAFGFSGDVFQAAARADEAGNGNKIGYSIPKEGANLWFDMLAIPQDATNIDNAHKLINYLLRPEVIAPISNYVAYANPNAPAQALVDEAIRNDPAIYPPQSVIDKLYIGDIRPLKIQRVVTRAWTKVKSGQ
- the potA gene encoding polyamine ABC transporter ATP-binding protein, with the protein product MVNTSGVTNKPITKTQDKVLLKIERVSKIFDDVRAVDDVSLTINRGEIFALLGGSGSGKSTLLRMLAGFEKPSEGRIFLDGVDITDMPPYERPINMMFQSYALFPHMTVEQNIAFGLKQDKMPKADIAVRVKEMLKLVHMEKYGKRKPHQLSGGQRQRVALARSLAKRPKLLLLDEPMGALDKKLRTQMQLEVVDILEAVGVTCVMVTHDQEEAMTMAGRISIMHEGWIAQTGSPMDIYESPASRMVAEFIGTVNLFDGEIIEDEVDHAIIKSPTLSQLFYIGHGISTSLENKHVFLALRPEKTIISRQKPESDYNWAHGVVHDIAYLGGLSVYYIKLKNNQIVQCSMINRERRADHPTWEEEVYISWEDTSGVVLNS
- a CDS encoding ABC transporter permease subunit is translated as MKNPLKIFKGRHLTMGIPYLWLLLFFALPFAIVLKISFSTAAIAIPPYEATFNYVDEALNIFVNLGNYLLLLQDSMYYMAYLTSLKMAFFATIGCLVLGFPMAYAIARAPVKMQAVLLLLVMLPSWTSFLIRIYAWMGILSNNGLINNALMWLGVISEPIQMLNTNFAVYIGIIYAYLPFMILPLYATLVKLDLSLIEAASDLGSSSLNTFWKITLPLSKGGVIAGSMLVFIPAVGEFVIPELLGGPDTLMIGKVLWQEFFNNRDWPVASSLAIVMLALLIIPITLFHRYQSRNMENDL